The Nostoc sp. PCC 7524 nucleotide sequence AACGTGGAGCAGCTTTGGTGAAGCAAGTATTACATTTTACTCGTGGAGTCGAAGGCAAGCGCACGATTGTGCAAGTTAATTACTTGTGTTCCGAAATTCGGCAAATTGTCCAAGAAACATTTCCCAAATCCATTGAATTGTCTGTAAATATCCAGCCCAACCTGTGGACTGTGATTGGCGATGCCACAAATTTGCATCAGGTATTGATGAACCTAGTAGTAAATGCTCGTGATGCCATGCCAGAAGGCGGTAAACTCAGTTTATCTGTGGAAAATCTGCGGATTGATCAACACTATGCCCAGATGAATCTTGATGCCCATGTCGGCCCTTACATTGTAATTTCTCTTGCCGATACAGGCATGGGTATGGAAGCAGAAACACTCGATAGAATATTTGAGCCGTTTTTTACGACGAAAGACGTTGGTAAAGGTACGGGGCTAGGTCTTTCTACTGTACAAGGCATCATCAAAAGCCACAATGGTTTTGTGAAAGTGTACAGTGAGGTAGGTAGGGGAACAGAATTTAAAGTATTCTTGCCAGCCGTCGAAACATCCGCACCTTCCCTGGTTGAAGACTTGGAACTACTCAAAGGTAATGGAGAATTAGTTTTAGTAGTGGATGACGAAGCCCCAATTCTAGAAACTACAAGAATTTCCTTAGAAGCGTATAATTACCAAGTGTTAACAGCTAGGGACGGCATCGAGGCGATCGCACTTTATGCCCAACATCAAGATAAAATCAGTCTGGTGTTAATGGATATGATGATGCCGTCAATGGACGGTTCCACAACCATTCGCGCTTTACAAAAAATGGATTCTCACATCAAGATTATCGCTGTGAGTGGTTTTGTCGCCAGCAATAAACTCGTCAAGTCTACCGTTGTGAAACAGTTTATTGCCAAACCCTACACAACAAAGGAATTATTGGCAGCTTTACACAGCACTCTTACCCAGGAAGGAAAGCTGGTAAGGGTACATGGGGTTTAGTGGGGCAGGGGGGCAGGGGGTAGGCTGTTGACTTTGATGAGATTTACCCATTTTTTATTTATACAGTTTTGGTGTCATCAAATGAGTAATGAGTAATGAGTAATGAGTAATGAGTAAATACCCATGACTTATTACTTGCTACTTAGAGAACGCGAAAAATAACTTTTCCCACTGCAAATTTTACTCTATTGCCTATTGCCTATTGCCTCATCAAGTCGGTACTAATTCACCTGGGCGTAATTTTGACCATTTGCCCGTTTCTTGTTTAAAGCTGAGACAACCAACAACGTCCCATTCCATTTCAATTACATCTTCCTTAGTCCGAATGTTAACGTTAATGGATGGTTCATTGGGATCAAAAGTCGGATTTTCTGTTAAATGGGGCTGTTGGTGCTGTGTTTCTACGGCGTGATAAGTCACACAGCGATCTACATAGTGGCAGTTTACGCAAATACACATAATAGAACCAACTCCAGAAGGCCTTGATTATTGTTAATCTAGCTTAAAGCCCAACCTTTATTCACCTGTTACTGGGTTGATTTTTATTACAATGTTTGGCTCAGTTCCTTCTACCCTAGCTCCCGAAAATTGGCCTTTTAGTCTGGAATGCTTGCCACAACCAGCTTACATGGTAGGTGGTGCGGTGCGGGATGCTATTCTCGGTAGAACTCGTGAATATTGGGATCTTGACTTTGTTATACCATCAAATGCTGTGCAGGTAGCCAGAGCGATCGCTCGACGTTACCAGGCTGGTTTTGTTTCACTCGACTCAGAACGTCAGATTGCCCGTGTGGTGTTTCCTGATGCTACGGCTGACTTTGCTCAACAGGAAGGCGAGAGTTTAGAGACTGACTTGCTCAGAAGAGATTTTACAATTAATGCGATCGCCTACAACCCCCACACCCAAGAAATCATCGACCCCTTACATGGTTGTGATGATTTACAGTTGGGTGTATTGCGAATGGTATCACCAGGCAATTTACAAGACGATCC carries:
- a CDS encoding Ycf34 family protein, with the protein product MCICVNCHYVDRCVTYHAVETQHQQPHLTENPTFDPNEPSINVNIRTKEDVIEMEWDVVGCLSFKQETGKWSKLRPGELVPT